In a single window of the Luteolibacter yonseiensis genome:
- a CDS encoding TIGR02117 family protein, whose translation MKSQPVTALGIFLGIFLAVACLTACSPHPAAIPYTGRTDGPKTVTAYVASHGWHTSLIVPAADLNRRIPALKARFGKPACYEIGWGDEGFYQAKTVTTGLALHAAFFSSGSVVHISAVPDSPYLSFPHSRISALRMSQDQLDNMACFISASMAHDDRVQVISPGKGLYGDSRFYLGTGRYSIVNTCNNWTARGLRSAGLEISSWSKFSSKSVMRALEKPPILAAAPTPAPSP comes from the coding sequence ATGAAATCCCAACCCGTCACGGCACTTGGGATTTTTTTGGGAATTTTCCTGGCCGTGGCCTGCCTCACCGCCTGCTCCCCCCACCCCGCCGCCATTCCCTACACCGGGAGAACGGACGGCCCGAAAACCGTAACCGCCTACGTTGCCAGCCACGGTTGGCACACCTCGCTCATCGTCCCGGCGGCCGACCTGAACCGCCGGATCCCCGCGCTCAAGGCCCGTTTCGGCAAACCCGCCTGCTATGAGATCGGCTGGGGAGACGAGGGGTTCTATCAGGCGAAAACCGTCACCACCGGCCTCGCCCTCCATGCCGCGTTTTTTTCGTCCGGCTCGGTGGTCCACATCTCCGCGGTCCCCGATTCTCCCTACCTGTCGTTTCCCCACAGCCGGATTTCCGCCCTGCGGATGTCTCAGGACCAGCTCGACAACATGGCCTGCTTCATCTCCGCCAGCATGGCGCACGATGACCGTGTGCAGGTGATCTCTCCCGGCAAGGGCCTCTATGGTGACAGCCGGTTCTACCTCGGCACAGGCCGCTACTCCATCGTCAACACCTGTAACAACTGGACCGCCAGGGGGCTGCGCAGCGCGGGGTTGGAGATCTCGTCGTGGTCGAAATTTTCCTCAAAAAGCGTGATGCGCGCTTTGGAAAAGCCGCCGATACTCGCCGCAGCACCCACACCCGCCCCATCGCCATGA
- a CDS encoding beta strand repeat-containing protein, with translation MKTTSHNPFLSAAISLTISLLISGPAMVRAAATLNSSDVFVVTGSPDGNVILPGNVSLAGGIDIGATTYSALQIDYYGGSSHTAVFGTSEASNDFVWKDNLAATPRNKMWLNDNNVLTLYKADGNTSGFSFEPDSGIITLPATGGSIRSGSTTAMSISGLGALSFSVAPSFTGGLLIPSGQLNVTATTASTSSGTGALIVAGGIGVLKDSFINGVRIGKGAGTGNGTNTALGVDALLSNTTGFSNTGLGASALRLNQGGYNNSGVGVNALTANTSGANNTALGSYALYANSSGYYNTSTGVSALQSNTTGGSNSAFGDHALYLNTTAHGNSAFGKDALYSNLAYYNSAMGYRALYLNTSGSGNSATGGFALAANTTGSNNSATGSYALFSNTVGSSNTATGANAMYANTNGADNTASGAIALYSNVNGSYNVSTGWGSLYSNISGNYNTVVGYRAAYSNTTGSQNTAVGSSAGTNNTTGRQNVFLGINAGASQADGSAPLADPFNSVYIGFNTRGGNDDDDNSIVIGANAIGEGANTTVLGNATTEKSHLFGQTTLTNTPWKTRDPLVPAVEDPTTSPDDNGGEALVVEGHAVLAGKVTLSVPQGDILMGEFGN, from the coding sequence ATGAAAACCACAAGCCATAATCCGTTCCTGTCCGCTGCCATCAGCCTGACGATCAGCCTTCTCATCTCCGGTCCCGCGATGGTCCGGGCGGCGGCAACCCTCAACTCCAGCGATGTCTTCGTCGTGACCGGATCCCCCGATGGAAACGTCATCCTGCCGGGCAACGTGAGCCTCGCCGGAGGCATCGATATCGGAGCGACGACCTATTCCGCGCTCCAGATCGACTATTACGGCGGATCCTCACACACGGCGGTGTTCGGCACCTCCGAAGCTAGCAACGATTTCGTATGGAAGGACAATCTCGCCGCCACTCCGAGGAACAAGATGTGGCTCAATGACAACAACGTTCTCACCCTTTACAAGGCGGACGGCAATACGAGCGGCTTCTCCTTCGAGCCCGACTCAGGCATCATCACCCTGCCGGCCACGGGTGGCAGCATCAGGTCCGGATCCACCACGGCCATGAGCATCAGCGGCTTGGGCGCCCTGTCCTTCTCTGTCGCGCCGTCATTCACCGGCGGTCTCCTGATCCCGTCCGGCCAGCTCAATGTGACCGCCACCACCGCCTCCACCTCATCCGGCACGGGAGCGCTCATCGTCGCCGGGGGCATCGGCGTGCTCAAGGATTCGTTCATCAATGGCGTGAGGATCGGCAAGGGGGCGGGGACTGGCAATGGCACGAACACCGCCCTGGGAGTGGACGCCCTGCTGAGCAATACCACCGGATTCAGTAACACAGGACTGGGTGCCAGCGCCCTGAGATTGAACCAGGGAGGATATAACAACAGCGGTGTGGGGGTGAACGCGCTCACCGCGAACACATCGGGAGCGAACAACACCGCCTTGGGCTCATATGCCCTGTATGCGAACAGCTCGGGCTACTACAACACCTCGACCGGTGTCAGCGCGCTACAGTCGAACACCACCGGCGGCAGCAACTCGGCCTTCGGCGATCACGCGCTTTATTTGAACACCACCGCTCACGGCAACTCCGCGTTCGGAAAAGACGCGCTCTATTCCAACCTGGCATACTACAACTCCGCGATGGGTTACAGGGCCCTCTATCTCAACACATCAGGCAGCGGGAACTCGGCGACGGGTGGTTTCGCACTCGCCGCCAACACCACTGGAAGCAACAACTCGGCGACGGGATCTTACGCCCTTTTCTCCAACACCGTCGGCAGCAGCAACACCGCGACCGGTGCCAATGCGATGTATGCCAACACCAACGGTGCTGACAACACGGCATCCGGCGCCATCGCCCTCTATTCCAACGTCAACGGTTCATACAACGTCTCCACCGGGTGGGGCAGCCTTTACTCGAACATCTCCGGCAATTACAACACCGTGGTGGGCTACCGCGCGGCCTACTCCAACACCACCGGCTCTCAGAATACCGCTGTGGGAAGCTCCGCCGGCACGAACAACACGACCGGCAGGCAGAACGTCTTCCTGGGCATCAACGCCGGCGCGTCGCAGGCCGATGGGTCGGCCCCTCTCGCCGACCCCTTTAACAGCGTCTACATCGGATTCAACACGCGGGGAGGAAATGACGACGATGACAATTCCATCGTCATCGGTGCCAATGCCATCGGCGAAGGCGCGAACACCACGGTTTTGGGAAATGCCACGACGGAGAAATCCCATCTCTTTGGACAGACCACCCTCACCAACACTCCTTGGAAAACACGGGATCCGCTGGTTCCCGCCGTGGAGGACCCGACCACCTCGCCCGATGACAACGGTGGCGAAGCCCTGGTGGTGGAAGGACACGCCGTGCTGGCCGGAAAAGTCACGCTCAGCGTGCCACAGGGCGACATCCTCATGGGTGAGTTCGGCAACTGA
- a CDS encoding Ig-like domain-containing protein — protein sequence MGSSKGLLSVSRFLAVFFAVISCSHAADPAWWTRTADETAFIDPAASHSINENYAPANLGQLKNVAHKAKKYLDLYVPGGAGTEVNTLVQGFTSSISETTLMANLAPVNLGQVKAVAKPFYDRLMAAGYKTKQNLINRGYPSGWSSDYPWLATTPLSENYAPANLGQLKAVFSFDVWGSLLISPRLAPLKAGVTHTFTAIATNASGVPVTSPATVWTVSAGGTIGSSTGIFSAATAGVYTVTATKGALTASTKVTVYTPALTGFTIEANQSLIKTGQSVGLSAEGEDQYGNSFDFTGTVWSVVSGGGSISGTTANATYTAGSAGATVTIKAVKAGVEATTTVEVYLPVLTTFSISGTDTVLRTSSPMVFTAVGLDQHGSSFSLSSGMTWSVVSGGGSFTGTPAGATATYNSGTTASVVTIKAKKGTVETTTTVEVYVAAIDSLTLEGNSGTMRTSTSMAFTAAGLDQKGKPITLSGMTWSIVSGGGSFTGTPTAATATYNSGTTATTATIKVKKGTKEATASVIVYVPVMSLTITPTSVTVPVSSTQTFSATAKDQYNRTMTATFTWTRTGVGSISGSGSSITYSSGASAGSATVKVTVGSLNATANVTVQVRQAARVEISPQGAIVLAGPGSKLQYTADCYDQFDASISSPVTWSVTPAAGTISSTGLLTTGTTAGTYTVTGTSGSGSDTAEVTVVTGLTAPTGLEAEARYTRVVLSWDDYFDFGDGTSFDHYNVYRATSSGGPFTDVADITTQSPSKHIDRGLTTGTTYWYYITVVHKDEHGNKAETPASNIVSATPVPIPLVGPMDVAFILDNTGSMDDSIDNIRFELQDIISDIAAASSGSYRLALLTPDTEISNTRLEFSSANGTAFSAALNGDLDADGVLAPESTDLCLKNLLAAGVELSGSPLLPTTAPFRTPFRTEAKKVILMITDALPSGGNDIFIEDENLVMPTSDEYRAHRYAKKAAALGIQIACVAVEGGALGTPAFERIMEDYYAGFTTPPGKTPIYITVPSNGIGAASAVLDVIEQSAP from the coding sequence ATGGGCTCTTCCAAGGGCCTTCTATCCGTCAGCCGTTTCCTTGCGGTCTTCTTCGCTGTCATTTCCTGCTCCCACGCGGCCGATCCCGCCTGGTGGACCAGGACCGCGGATGAGACCGCTTTCATCGATCCGGCCGCGTCTCATTCCATCAATGAAAACTACGCGCCCGCGAACCTCGGACAACTCAAGAACGTGGCACACAAGGCCAAGAAGTATCTTGATCTGTATGTTCCGGGCGGTGCGGGGACCGAGGTGAACACCCTGGTCCAGGGGTTCACATCGAGCATCTCGGAAACAACCCTGATGGCGAACCTGGCACCGGTCAACCTGGGGCAGGTCAAGGCAGTGGCGAAGCCCTTCTACGACCGCCTCATGGCCGCCGGATATAAAACCAAGCAGAACCTCATCAACCGGGGTTACCCGTCCGGGTGGAGTTCCGACTATCCATGGCTGGCGACCACGCCGTTGAGCGAGAACTATGCGCCCGCCAACCTGGGCCAGCTCAAGGCGGTGTTCAGCTTCGATGTGTGGGGCAGCCTGCTCATCTCTCCCCGTTTGGCACCGCTCAAGGCAGGAGTCACCCATACCTTCACCGCCATAGCCACAAATGCGTCCGGGGTGCCGGTGACTTCCCCTGCAACTGTCTGGACCGTGTCCGCCGGTGGGACCATCGGCAGTTCGACCGGAATTTTCAGCGCTGCCACGGCGGGCGTCTATACGGTCACGGCGACCAAAGGCGCGCTGACGGCCAGCACCAAGGTGACGGTTTACACGCCCGCGCTCACCGGATTCACCATCGAGGCGAACCAGTCCTTGATAAAAACCGGGCAATCCGTGGGACTCAGCGCCGAGGGTGAGGACCAGTACGGTAACAGCTTCGACTTCACCGGCACGGTCTGGTCGGTCGTGTCCGGCGGGGGAAGCATCTCCGGCACCACGGCGAACGCCACCTACACCGCCGGCAGCGCCGGGGCCACTGTCACGATCAAGGCGGTGAAAGCAGGGGTCGAAGCGACGACAACCGTGGAGGTTTACCTGCCGGTTCTCACCACGTTCTCCATCTCGGGGACCGACACCGTGCTGCGCACCTCGTCACCCATGGTCTTCACCGCCGTCGGTCTCGATCAGCATGGAAGCAGCTTCAGTCTCAGCAGCGGCATGACCTGGTCGGTGGTGTCCGGCGGAGGAAGCTTCACCGGAACCCCTGCCGGAGCCACCGCCACCTATAACTCCGGGACCACCGCGTCCGTCGTGACGATCAAGGCGAAGAAAGGCACCGTGGAGACAACCACGACCGTGGAGGTTTACGTCGCGGCGATCGACTCGCTGACCCTCGAGGGGAATTCCGGCACCATGCGGACGTCGACCAGCATGGCCTTCACCGCCGCCGGACTCGACCAGAAAGGAAAGCCCATCACCCTCAGCGGCATGACCTGGTCGATTGTGTCCGGCGGAGGAAGCTTCACCGGAACCCCTACCGCAGCCACCGCTACCTATAACTCCGGAACCACGGCGACAACCGCGACGATCAAGGTGAAGAAGGGCACGAAGGAGGCGACGGCAAGCGTCATTGTATATGTCCCGGTGATGTCGCTGACGATCACACCGACAAGTGTCACGGTCCCTGTCAGCAGCACACAGACTTTCAGCGCCACCGCGAAAGACCAGTACAACCGGACAATGACCGCCACTTTCACCTGGACACGCACAGGGGTCGGCTCCATCTCGGGCAGCGGTAGTTCCATCACCTACAGCTCCGGAGCGTCGGCGGGTTCCGCCACCGTCAAGGTGACCGTGGGAAGCCTCAACGCCACCGCGAACGTGACGGTCCAGGTGCGGCAGGCCGCAAGAGTGGAGATCAGCCCGCAAGGAGCCATCGTGCTGGCGGGCCCCGGATCGAAGCTGCAATACACTGCCGATTGCTACGACCAGTTCGACGCCAGCATATCGAGCCCGGTCACATGGAGCGTGACTCCCGCCGCAGGAACCATCAGTTCCACCGGATTGCTGACCACCGGCACCACGGCAGGCACCTACACCGTGACCGGGACCAGCGGCTCCGGCAGCGATACGGCGGAAGTGACGGTCGTCACCGGCCTGACCGCGCCAACCGGTCTGGAGGCGGAGGCCCGCTACACGCGTGTCGTGTTGTCCTGGGATGATTACTTCGATTTCGGCGATGGAACCTCATTCGACCATTACAACGTCTATCGGGCGACATCGTCCGGCGGACCGTTCACCGATGTGGCGGATATCACGACCCAGTCGCCCTCCAAGCATATCGATCGCGGGCTTACCACCGGCACGACCTATTGGTATTACATCACCGTTGTGCATAAGGATGAACACGGCAACAAAGCGGAGACACCGGCCTCCAACATCGTTTCCGCCACGCCGGTGCCGATCCCTCTGGTGGGGCCGATGGACGTCGCCTTCATCCTGGACAACACAGGATCCATGGATGACTCGATCGACAACATCCGGTTCGAGCTGCAGGACATCATCTCGGATATCGCCGCGGCTTCGAGTGGCAGCTACCGCCTCGCGCTGCTGACCCCCGACACCGAGATCTCCAATACGAGGCTTGAGTTCTCTTCCGCGAATGGCACCGCCTTTTCCGCCGCGCTGAACGGCGATCTGGACGCGGACGGAGTGCTGGCGCCGGAATCCACGGATCTCTGCTTGAAAAACCTGCTCGCCGCGGGTGTGGAGCTTTCCGGATCGCCACTTCTGCCAACAACCGCACCGTTCAGAACACCTTTCCGCACCGAAGCGAAAAAGGTGATTCTCATGATCACGGATGCCCTGCCCAGCGGTGGAAACGACATCTTCATCGAAGATGAAAACCTGGTCATGCCGACATCCGACGAATATCGCGCTCACCGATATGCGAAAAAAGCGGCTGCCCTGGGCATTCAAATCGCCTGCGTGGCCGTGGAAGGCGGAGCTTTGGGAACCCCGGCATTCGAACGTATCATGGAGGACTACTACGCGGGATTCACCACGCCTCCCGGCAAGACGCCGATCTACATCACCGTCCCTTCCAACGGGATCGGGGCCGCCTCCGCCGTTCTGGACGTGATCGAGCAATCCGCTCCTTGA
- a CDS encoding MauE/DoxX family redox-associated membrane protein yields the protein MKVLSLIASVLLGTWFVYSGGLKIFGTGLDRFTYDVANYKLVHAPWDAVVAYTVPWVELIAGVCLMLGILKRGAIVAIAGLVVVFAIAIGWAWNHKLDISCGCHGTDAPIQYWNKVAEFIGYFAVLGWLWWVETRRKA from the coding sequence ATGAAAGTCCTCTCCCTCATCGCCAGCGTCCTGCTCGGGACCTGGTTCGTTTACAGCGGCGGATTGAAAATCTTCGGCACCGGGCTGGACCGCTTCACCTATGACGTCGCAAACTACAAGCTCGTCCATGCACCGTGGGACGCCGTCGTCGCCTACACGGTGCCTTGGGTGGAGCTGATCGCCGGGGTATGCCTCATGCTCGGCATCCTCAAGCGCGGTGCCATCGTCGCCATCGCCGGACTTGTCGTCGTCTTCGCCATCGCCATCGGCTGGGCATGGAACCACAAACTCGACATCTCCTGCGGCTGCCACGGCACCGACGCGCCGATCCAATACTGGAACAAGGTGGCCGAGTTCATCGGCTATTTCGCGGTGCTGGGATGGCTGTGGTGGGTGGAGACGCGGAGGAAGGCGTGA
- the nuoF gene encoding NADH-quinone oxidoreductase subunit NuoF — protein MITYTKQPHPREYRLIFKNVDREGWDQSIDCYMRDGGYEDLKKAFTMQPKDITEEVKKSGLRGRGGAGFPTGMKWTFIPPNNTKPVYLICNGDESEPGTFKDRYILHQDPHQLVEGMVIACYAVGAKVAYIYIREEFPEAALIVERAIEEARAKNFLGTNVLGSGVDVEIYVHRGAGAYICGEETGLIESLEGKRPYPRIKPPYFPAALGLYMCPTIVNNVESLCHVRHIVRMGGDEYAKLGVARNTGTRILCVSGDVKNPGYFEVEVGKITMRELLYDMCGGPKDGREFKAVIPGGSSSKILKCDEVFKLKNPDGTTKDLDFWDIQMDFDTLAACGSMAGSGGVIVLDNTRKMSWVLNNLNAFYAHESCGQCTPCREGSTWMRKISDRLVAGEASPSDIETLESVAYQIDGRTICAFGEASSWPVEAIIGKFRDELLADTKAENAAVPHNPEEEAQRRFLQPA, from the coding sequence ATGATCACTTACACCAAGCAGCCCCACCCGCGCGAATACCGGCTCATTTTCAAAAACGTGGACCGCGAGGGCTGGGATCAGTCCATCGACTGCTACATGCGCGACGGCGGCTACGAAGACCTGAAAAAGGCGTTCACCATGCAGCCGAAGGACATCACCGAGGAGGTGAAGAAATCCGGCCTGCGCGGCCGCGGCGGCGCGGGATTCCCGACCGGCATGAAGTGGACCTTCATCCCGCCGAACAACACCAAGCCGGTCTACCTCATCTGCAACGGTGACGAATCCGAACCCGGCACCTTCAAGGACCGCTACATCCTCCACCAGGACCCGCACCAGCTCGTGGAAGGCATGGTCATCGCCTGCTACGCGGTGGGAGCGAAGGTGGCCTACATCTACATCCGCGAGGAATTCCCGGAAGCCGCCCTCATCGTGGAGCGTGCCATCGAGGAAGCCCGTGCGAAGAATTTCCTCGGAACAAACGTCCTCGGCTCCGGCGTGGACGTGGAGATCTACGTCCACCGCGGCGCCGGCGCCTACATCTGCGGCGAGGAAACCGGCCTCATCGAGTCGCTGGAGGGCAAGCGCCCCTACCCGCGCATCAAACCACCCTATTTCCCCGCGGCGCTGGGCCTCTACATGTGCCCCACCATCGTGAACAACGTGGAATCCCTCTGCCACGTCCGCCACATCGTCCGCATGGGCGGTGATGAATACGCCAAGCTCGGCGTGGCCCGCAACACCGGCACCCGCATCCTCTGCGTCTCCGGTGATGTGAAGAACCCCGGCTACTTCGAGGTCGAGGTCGGAAAAATCACCATGCGCGAGCTGCTCTACGACATGTGCGGCGGACCGAAGGACGGCCGCGAGTTCAAGGCGGTGATCCCCGGCGGATCGTCCTCCAAGATCCTCAAGTGTGACGAGGTCTTCAAGCTCAAGAACCCGGACGGCACCACCAAGGACCTGGATTTCTGGGACATCCAGATGGACTTCGACACGCTCGCGGCCTGCGGATCCATGGCCGGGTCCGGCGGTGTCATCGTCCTCGACAACACCCGCAAGATGTCCTGGGTGCTGAACAACCTGAACGCCTTCTACGCCCACGAGTCCTGCGGCCAGTGCACCCCGTGCCGCGAAGGTTCCACCTGGATGCGCAAGATTTCCGACCGCCTCGTGGCGGGGGAAGCCAGCCCGTCCGACATCGAAACCCTGGAAAGCGTGGCCTACCAGATCGACGGCCGCACCATCTGTGCCTTCGGCGAGGCGTCGTCATGGCCGGTGGAGGCGATCATCGGAAAATTCCGCGACGAACTTCTCGCCGACACCAAGGCGGAGAACGCCGCGGTACCGCACAACCCCGAGGAAGAGGCGCAACGCCGTTTCCTCCAGCCCGCGTGA
- a CDS encoding glycoside hydrolase family 9 protein produces the protein METTNFYKKLSSYVFSLYAFGLALGSVQATEIDDIEGLKLAMPLVGTSGIRVITPTLLEVARVNSKPSGGAPDSWNFVDSAGTFSVPADSYTVTVNEQTVTATVSGFRRRPLYAPLPSRDLRVDNRIFITLQNPLVNGDEVTVTTSNWEGPTSVPYEVTMDPLRRNAAIHVNQEGYQTASPKKAVIGYYLGNAGELQVPATTFSVINSDGATVYSGNLTLKPDVGYVYTPLPYQATKIADFSGLQTPGEYRLLVPGLGTSLPFRIDDGMLLNYVRAYALGLYNQRCGCDIELPYSRHTHAACHTAPAFIPMPQENFPKAWTNIISNNSDPSHSAARLASNATSLYPFVKTGTIDVSGGHHDAGDYSKYTINSAQLIHHLVFAVDAFPSVGAMDNIGIPESGDGKSDLLQEAKFEADFLAKMQDDDGGFFFLVYPKDRKYEDTVLPENGDPQVVWPKNTSATAAAVGALAEIGSSPLFKAQFPVESALYLKKAQAGWDFLMKAIATYGKDGSYQKLTHYGNIFTHDDELAWAASAMFAATGDPAYQTQLMAWFAPGTRDTRRWSWWKLFEAYGCAARTYAFAVRSGRRLPTEMNASYLALCEAEIVGSGNDMLDRAKNCAYGSSFESDSKRQRTAGWYFSSDRAFDITAAQIISPNPAYEDAVLSNVNFELGCNPVNVSYITGSGQRQQREIVNQYAKNDKRVLPPSGIPLGNIQTGFAYLSPYTYDLGELVYPRDSASVAPYPFYDRWGDSFNTTTEFVNPQQARSLASLAYWAAKSSGGSQTWSTTPASITGPVGYVPVGEPVTVTLVSPGLDLTKARITWEASGTEPSIAGTSWTITPVTIGTQWIEAEAVMPDGRRVAARFDFSTRFATGSHEHTPDSDTVALYHFNGNFNDSSGNGNHLTVTGNVQRVTTNSGWMASPSGEVARFTNLGDTLTFTFPDSLICPGTNSANSTPFTLEAWIYPRSYRAYSFGNYSVLSLFQFWDSSLGAEDGKWNSPGNPAVMSGGSSILTTAQWKSAITLGTWQHLRFIRSATGELSCWINNVCVSTIVATPKYGRVNDWVLTLGNIDADIDEVRLSRTVR, from the coding sequence ATGGAGACAACTAACTTTTATAAAAAATTGAGTTCTTATGTCTTCTCCCTGTACGCCTTCGGGCTCGCCTTAGGCAGCGTGCAGGCTACGGAGATAGACGATATCGAGGGCCTCAAACTCGCGATGCCGCTGGTCGGCACTTCCGGGATCCGGGTCATTACGCCGACCTTGCTCGAAGTGGCCCGGGTCAACAGCAAGCCGTCGGGAGGGGCGCCGGATTCATGGAATTTCGTGGATTCCGCCGGAACCTTCAGCGTGCCTGCGGACAGCTACACCGTCACGGTCAACGAACAGACCGTCACCGCCACCGTTTCCGGATTCCGCCGGAGGCCTCTCTACGCCCCGCTCCCGTCCCGGGACCTGCGGGTGGACAACCGGATTTTCATCACTCTCCAGAACCCTCTCGTGAATGGCGACGAGGTCACCGTCACCACCTCCAACTGGGAGGGTCCCACCTCGGTGCCCTACGAGGTCACCATGGATCCGCTCCGCAGGAATGCCGCGATCCACGTGAACCAGGAGGGCTACCAGACCGCCTCACCGAAGAAGGCCGTCATCGGCTACTACCTCGGAAACGCGGGCGAACTCCAGGTTCCCGCCACCACCTTTTCCGTGATCAACTCGGACGGGGCGACGGTTTATTCCGGAAACCTCACCCTCAAGCCGGACGTCGGCTACGTTTACACCCCGCTGCCGTACCAGGCGACGAAGATCGCGGACTTCAGCGGCCTGCAGACGCCCGGCGAATACCGCCTGCTCGTCCCCGGCCTGGGGACCTCGCTGCCCTTCCGCATCGATGACGGCATGTTGCTGAACTACGTCCGCGCCTACGCGCTGGGCCTCTACAACCAGCGCTGCGGCTGCGACATCGAGCTGCCTTACAGCCGCCACACCCATGCCGCCTGCCACACCGCCCCGGCCTTCATCCCCATGCCCCAGGAGAATTTCCCCAAGGCGTGGACGAACATCATCTCCAACAACTCGGACCCCAGCCACTCGGCGGCCCGTCTGGCGAGCAACGCGACATCGCTCTACCCCTTCGTGAAAACCGGCACCATCGACGTGTCCGGCGGCCACCACGACGCGGGCGACTACAGCAAGTACACCATCAATTCCGCCCAGCTCATCCACCACCTCGTTTTCGCGGTGGATGCCTTCCCGTCCGTCGGCGCGATGGACAACATCGGCATCCCGGAAAGCGGGGACGGCAAGAGCGACCTGCTGCAGGAAGCCAAGTTCGAGGCGGATTTCCTCGCGAAAATGCAGGATGACGACGGCGGATTCTTCTTCCTCGTCTATCCCAAGGACCGCAAGTACGAGGACACCGTGCTGCCGGAAAACGGCGATCCACAGGTCGTCTGGCCCAAGAACACCTCCGCCACCGCCGCCGCCGTGGGCGCGCTCGCGGAAATCGGCTCCTCGCCTCTTTTCAAGGCCCAGTTCCCCGTGGAGTCCGCCCTCTACCTGAAGAAAGCGCAGGCGGGCTGGGATTTCCTGATGAAGGCCATCGCCACCTATGGCAAGGATGGTTCCTACCAGAAGCTGACCCACTACGGGAACATCTTCACCCACGATGACGAACTCGCCTGGGCCGCTTCCGCCATGTTCGCCGCCACGGGAGATCCCGCCTACCAGACCCAGCTCATGGCATGGTTCGCACCCGGCACCCGGGACACCCGCCGCTGGAGCTGGTGGAAACTCTTCGAAGCCTACGGCTGCGCCGCCCGCACCTATGCCTTCGCCGTCCGTTCCGGCCGCCGCCTTCCCACCGAGATGAACGCTTCCTACCTCGCGCTCTGCGAGGCCGAGATCGTCGGTTCCGGAAACGACATGCTCGACCGGGCGAAAAACTGTGCCTACGGCAGCTCCTTCGAGAGTGATTCCAAACGCCAGCGCACCGCCGGCTGGTATTTCTCCAGCGACCGCGCCTTCGACATCACCGCCGCCCAGATCATCTCGCCGAACCCCGCCTACGAGGACGCCGTCCTCTCCAACGTGAACTTCGAGCTCGGCTGCAACCCCGTGAACGTCTCCTACATCACCGGCTCCGGCCAGCGCCAGCAGCGTGAGATCGTGAACCAGTACGCGAAAAACGACAAACGCGTCCTGCCACCGAGCGGCATCCCCCTCGGAAACATCCAGACCGGATTCGCCTACCTCTCGCCGTACACCTACGACCTCGGCGAACTCGTCTACCCGCGGGACAGCGCCTCTGTCGCGCCCTATCCCTTCTACGACCGTTGGGGTGACAGCTTCAACACGACCACGGAATTCGTGAACCCGCAGCAGGCGCGCAGCCTCGCCAGCCTCGCTTACTGGGCCGCGAAATCCTCCGGAGGATCCCAAACGTGGAGCACCACGCCCGCCAGCATCACCGGCCCTGTGGGCTACGTGCCTGTCGGCGAACCCGTCACCGTCACCCTCGTCAGCCCCGGTCTGGACCTGACCAAGGCCCGCATCACCTGGGAGGCATCCGGCACGGAACCCTCCATCGCCGGGACATCATGGACCATCACTCCCGTCACCATCGGCACCCAGTGGATCGAGGCGGAGGCGGTGATGCCGGACGGCCGCCGCGTCGCCGCGAGGTTCGACTTCTCCACCCGTTTCGCCACGGGCAGTCATGAACACACGCCGGACAGCGACACCGTCGCCCTCTATCACTTCAACGGCAACTTCAACGACTCCTCCGGCAACGGCAACCACCTCACCGTCACCGGCAACGTCCAGCGGGTCACCACCAACTCCGGCTGGATGGCATCGCCCTCCGGCGAGGTCGCGCGGTTCACCAATCTCGGTGACACCCTGACCTTCACCTTCCCGGACTCGCTCATCTGCCCCGGCACGAACAGCGCCAACAGCACCCCGTTCACCCTGGAGGCGTGGATCTACCCGCGCAGCTACAGGGCGTATTCCTTCGGAAACTACTCGGTGCTCTCCCTGTTCCAGTTCTGGGACAGCAGTCTCGGGGCCGAGGACGGGAAATGGAACAGCCCCGGCAACCCCGCCGTCATGAGCGGCGGCTCCAGCATCCTCACCACCGCCCAGTGGAAGTCCGCCATCACCCTCGGCACCTGGCAGCACCTGCGCTTCATCCGCTCCGCCACCGGCGAACTGAGCTGCTGGATCAACAACGTCTGTGTCTCCACCATCGTCGCCACGCCCAAATACGGCCGCGTGAACGACTGGGTGCTCACCCTCGGCAACATCGACGCGGACATCGACGAGGTCCGCCTGAGCCGGACGGTCCGGTGA